A part of Caloenas nicobarica isolate bCalNic1 chromosome 10, bCalNic1.hap1, whole genome shotgun sequence genomic DNA contains:
- the PPCDC gene encoding phosphopantothenoylcysteine decarboxylase: MEPFSPPEPEFPAKKSSSAPQEKYHVLVGVTGSVAALKLPLLVTELLKIPGLEVKVVTTERAKHFYKAQEIPVTLYSDEDEWRLWNGRSDPVLHIELRRWADLMLVAPLDANTLAKLANGICDNLLTCVIRAWDLSKPLLFCPAMNTAMWEHPLTAQQVEQLKGFGYTEIPCMVKKLVCGDEGQGAMAEVGTIVESVKKILEERDLPVQN, from the exons ATGGAGCCCTTCTCGCCACCAGAACCAGAGTTTCCTGCAAAAAAGAGCTCGTCTGCGCCTCAGGAAAAATACCATGTCCTGGTGGGTGTGACTGGAAGCGTGGCTGCCCTGAAGCTGCCTCTCCTCGTCACCGAGTTGCTGAAAATCCCTGGG CTCGAAGTGAAGGTGGTCACTACTGAGAGAGCAAAGCATTTCTACAAAGCCCAGGAGATTCCTGTCACACTCTACAGTGATGAAGATGAGTGGCGG CTGTGGAATGGCCGTTCGGACCCAGTCCTGCACATCGAGCTCAGACGCTGGGCTGACCTTATGCTGGTGGCACCTCTTGATGCAAACACGCTGGCAAAGCTGGCAAATGGCATCTGTGACAACCTGTTG ACTTGTGTCATCCGCGCCTGGGATCTGAGCAAACCTCTGCTCTTCTGCCCAGCCATGAACACGGCCATGTGGGAACATCCCCTCACAGCTCAGCAGGTGGAGCAGCTGAAAGGCTTTGGCTACACAGAGATCCCCTGCATGGTGAAGAAACTGGTGTGTGGAGACGAAG GTCAAGGTGCCATGGCAGAAGTGGGGACCATCGTGGAGAGTGTGAAAAAGATCCTCGAAGAAAGGGACTTGCCAGTGCAGAACTGA